Proteins encoded within one genomic window of Macaca fascicularis isolate 582-1 chromosome 16, T2T-MFA8v1.1:
- the EXOC7 gene encoding exocyst complex component 7 isoform X9, which produces MIPPQEASARRREIEDKLKQEEETLSFIRDSLEKSDQLTKNMVSILSSFESRLMKLENSIIPVHKQTENLQRLQENVEKTLSCLDHVISYYHVASDTEKIIREGPTGRLEEYLGSMAKIQKAVEYFQDNSPDSPELNKVKLLFERGKEALESEFRSLMTRHSKVVSPVLILDLISGDDDLDAQEDVTLEHLPESVLQDVIRISRWLVEYGRNQDFMNVYYQIRSSQLDRSIKGLKEHFHKSSSSSGVPYSPAIPNKRKDTPTKKPVKRPGHEHDFRVKHLSEALNDKHGPLAGRDDMLDVETDAYIHCVSAFVKLAQSEYQLLADIIPEHHQKKTFDSLIQDALDGLMLEGENIVSAARKAIVRHDFSTVLTVFPILRHLKQTKPEFDQVLQGTAASTKNKLPGLITSMETIGAKALEDFADNIKNDPDKEYNMPKDGTVHELTSNAILFLQQLLDFQETAGAMLASQETSSSATSYSSEFSKRLLSTYICKVLGNLQLNLLSKSKVYEDPALSAIFLHNNYNYILKSLEKSELIQLVAVTQKTAERSYREHIEQQIQTYQRSWLKVTDYIAEKNLPVFQPGVKLRDKERQIIKERFKGFNDGLEELCKIQKAWAIPDTEQRDRIRQAQKTIVKETYGAFLQKFGSVPFTKNPEKYIKYGVEQVGDMIDRLFDTSA; this is translated from the exons ATGATTCCCCCACAGGAGGCATCCGCCCGAAGGCGGGAGATCGAGGACAAGCTGAAGCAG GAGGAGGAGACGCTGTCCTTCATCCGAGACAGCCTGGAGAAGAGCGACCAGCTCACTAAGAACATG GTGTCTATCTTATCATCCTTTGAGAGCCGCCTTATGAAGCTGGAGAACTCCATCATCCCTGTGCACAAGCAGACGGAGAATCTGCAGCGGCTGCAGGAGAATGTTGAGAAGACACTGTCCTGCCTGGACCATGTCATCAGCTACTACCATGTGGCCAGTGACACTGAGAAGATCATCAGAGAGGG CCCCACAGGTAGGCTGGAAGAGTACCTGGGAAGCATGGCCAAGATTCAGAAGGCAGTGGAGTATTTCCAGGACAACAGCCCAGACAGCCCAGAACTCAACAAAGTG AAACTGCTCTTTGAGCGCGGGAAGGAGGCCCTGGAGTCTGAATTCCGCAGCCTGATGACACGGCACAGTAAGGTCGTCTCACCTGTGCTCATCTTGGATCTGATCAGTGGTGATGATGATCTGGACGCCCAAGAGGATGTGACCCTGGAGCACCTGCCCGAGAGCGTGCTGCAGGATGTCATTCGCATTTCCCGCTGGCTGGTGGAATACGGCCGCAACCAAG ATTTCATGAACGTCTACTACCAGATACGCTCCAGCCAGCTGGACCGCTCCATCAAGGGCCTGAAGGAGCATTTCCATAAGAGCAGTTCTTCCTCTGGGGTTCCCTACTCCCCTGCTATCCCCAACAAGAGGAAAGACACACCTACCAAGAAGCCAGTCAAGCGGCCAG GTCACGAGCATGATTTCCGAGTTAAGCACCTGTCCGAGGCCTTGAACGACAAGCACGGGCCACTGGCCG GGAGAGATGACATGCTGGACGTGGAGACCGATGCCTACATTCACTGCGTCAGTGCCTTCGTCAAGCTGGCGCAGAGCGAGTACCAGCTGCTGGCAGACATCATCCCCGAGCACCACCAGAAGAAGACCTTCGACTCCCTGATACAG GATGCCCTGGATGGGCTGATGCTTGAAGGGGAGAACATTGTGTCCGCTGCCCGGAAGGCCATTGTGCGACACGACTTCTCCACGGTGCTCACCGTCTTCCCCATCCTGCGGCACCTCAAGCAGACCAAGCCTGAGTTTGACCAGGTGCTCCAG GGCACGGCCGCCAGCACCAAGAATAAGCTGCCTGGCCTCATCACCTCCATGGAGACCATTGGTGCCAAAGCGCTGGAGGACTTCGCGGACAACATCAAG AATGATCCGGACAAGGAGTACAACATGCCAAAGGACGGCACCGTGCACGAGCTCACCAGCAAT GCCATCCTCTTCTTGCAGCAGCTTTTGGACTTCCAGGAGACGGCAGGTGCCATgctggcctcccaag AGACCAGCTCTTCGGCCACCAGCTACAGCTCCGAGTTCAGCAAGCGGCTGCTAAGCACCTATATCT GTAAAGTACTGGGCAACCTACAGTTGAACTTGCTGAGCAAGTCCAAGGTGTACGAGGACCCAGCTCTGAGCGCCATCTTCCTTCACAACAACTACAATTACATCCTCAAGTCCCTGGAGAA GTCTGAACTGATCCAGCTGGTGGCAGTGACACAGAAGACTGCTGAGCGCTCCTACCGGGAGCACATTGAGCAGCAGATCCAGACCTACCAGCGCAG TTGGTTAAAGGTGACCGATTACATCGCAGAGAAGAATCTACCTGTGTTCCAGCCGGGAGTCAAG CTCCGGGACAAGGAGCGGCAGATTATCAAGGAACGTTTTAAG GGCTTCAATGATGGCCTCGAAGAACTGTGCAAAATCCAGAAGGCCTGGGCTATTCCAGACACAGAGCAGAGGGACAGGATTCGCCAGGCCCAGAAGACCATTGTCAAGGAGACCTATGGGGCCTTTCTACAGAA GTTCGGCAGCGTACCCTTCACCAAGAACCCAGAGAAGTACATCAAGTACGGCGTGGAGCAGGTGGGCGACATGATCGATCGCCTTTTCGACACCTCTGCCTGA
- the EXOC7 gene encoding exocyst complex component 7 isoform X3: protein MIPPQEASARRREIEDKLKQEEETLSFIRDSLEKSDQLTKNMVSILSSFESRLMKLENSIIPVHKQTENLQRLQENVEKTLSCLDHVISYYHVASDTEKIIREGPTGRLEEYLGSMAKIQKAVEYFQDNSPDSPELNKVKLLFERGKEALESEFRSLMTRHSKVVSPVLILDLISGDDDLDAQEDVTLEHLPESVLQDVIRISRWLVEYGRNQDFMNVYYQIRSSQLDRSIKGLKEHFHKSSSSSGVPYSPAIPNKRKDTPTKKPVKRPGTIRKAQNLLKQYSQHGLDGKKGGSNLIPLEGHEHDFRVKHLSEALNDKHGPLAGRDDMLDVETDAYIHCVSAFVKLAQSEYQLLADIIPEHHQKKTFDSLIQDALDGLMLEGENIVSAARKAIVRHDFSTVLTVFPILRHLKQTKPEFDQVLQGTAASTKNKLPGLITSMETIGAKALEDFADNIKNDPDKEYNMPKDGTVHELTSNAILFLQQLLDFQETAGAMLASQVLGDTYNIPLDPRETSSSATSYSSEFSKRLLSTYICKVLGNLQLNLLSKSKVYEDPALSAIFLHNNYNYILKSLEKSELIQLVAVTQKTAERSYREHIEQQIQTYQRSWLKVTDYIAEKNLPVFQPGVKGFNDGLEELCKIQKAWAIPDTEQRDRIRQAQKTIVKETYGAFLQKFGSVPFTKNPEKYIKYGVEQVGDMIDRLFDTSA, encoded by the exons ATGATTCCCCCACAGGAGGCATCCGCCCGAAGGCGGGAGATCGAGGACAAGCTGAAGCAG GAGGAGGAGACGCTGTCCTTCATCCGAGACAGCCTGGAGAAGAGCGACCAGCTCACTAAGAACATG GTGTCTATCTTATCATCCTTTGAGAGCCGCCTTATGAAGCTGGAGAACTCCATCATCCCTGTGCACAAGCAGACGGAGAATCTGCAGCGGCTGCAGGAGAATGTTGAGAAGACACTGTCCTGCCTGGACCATGTCATCAGCTACTACCATGTGGCCAGTGACACTGAGAAGATCATCAGAGAGGG CCCCACAGGTAGGCTGGAAGAGTACCTGGGAAGCATGGCCAAGATTCAGAAGGCAGTGGAGTATTTCCAGGACAACAGCCCAGACAGCCCAGAACTCAACAAAGTG AAACTGCTCTTTGAGCGCGGGAAGGAGGCCCTGGAGTCTGAATTCCGCAGCCTGATGACACGGCACAGTAAGGTCGTCTCACCTGTGCTCATCTTGGATCTGATCAGTGGTGATGATGATCTGGACGCCCAAGAGGATGTGACCCTGGAGCACCTGCCCGAGAGCGTGCTGCAGGATGTCATTCGCATTTCCCGCTGGCTGGTGGAATACGGCCGCAACCAAG ATTTCATGAACGTCTACTACCAGATACGCTCCAGCCAGCTGGACCGCTCCATCAAGGGCCTGAAGGAGCATTTCCATAAGAGCAGTTCTTCCTCTGGGGTTCCCTACTCCCCTGCTATCCCCAACAAGAGGAAAGACACACCTACCAAGAAGCCAGTCAAGCGGCCAG GGACGATCCGTAAGGCTCAGAACCTTCTGAAACAGTATTCCCAGCATGGTCTAGATGGGAAAAAGGGGGGCTCTAACCTCATTCCTCTGGAAG GTCACGAGCATGATTTCCGAGTTAAGCACCTGTCCGAGGCCTTGAACGACAAGCACGGGCCACTGGCCG GGAGAGATGACATGCTGGACGTGGAGACCGATGCCTACATTCACTGCGTCAGTGCCTTCGTCAAGCTGGCGCAGAGCGAGTACCAGCTGCTGGCAGACATCATCCCCGAGCACCACCAGAAGAAGACCTTCGACTCCCTGATACAG GATGCCCTGGATGGGCTGATGCTTGAAGGGGAGAACATTGTGTCCGCTGCCCGGAAGGCCATTGTGCGACACGACTTCTCCACGGTGCTCACCGTCTTCCCCATCCTGCGGCACCTCAAGCAGACCAAGCCTGAGTTTGACCAGGTGCTCCAG GGCACGGCCGCCAGCACCAAGAATAAGCTGCCTGGCCTCATCACCTCCATGGAGACCATTGGTGCCAAAGCGCTGGAGGACTTCGCGGACAACATCAAG AATGATCCGGACAAGGAGTACAACATGCCAAAGGACGGCACCGTGCACGAGCTCACCAGCAAT GCCATCCTCTTCTTGCAGCAGCTTTTGGACTTCCAGGAGACGGCAGGTGCCATgctggcctcccaag TTCTTGGGGACACATACAATATTCCTTTAGACCCCCGAG AGACCAGCTCTTCGGCCACCAGCTACAGCTCCGAGTTCAGCAAGCGGCTGCTAAGCACCTATATCT GTAAAGTACTGGGCAACCTACAGTTGAACTTGCTGAGCAAGTCCAAGGTGTACGAGGACCCAGCTCTGAGCGCCATCTTCCTTCACAACAACTACAATTACATCCTCAAGTCCCTGGAGAA GTCTGAACTGATCCAGCTGGTGGCAGTGACACAGAAGACTGCTGAGCGCTCCTACCGGGAGCACATTGAGCAGCAGATCCAGACCTACCAGCGCAG TTGGTTAAAGGTGACCGATTACATCGCAGAGAAGAATCTACCTGTGTTCCAGCCGGGAGTCAAG GGCTTCAATGATGGCCTCGAAGAACTGTGCAAAATCCAGAAGGCCTGGGCTATTCCAGACACAGAGCAGAGGGACAGGATTCGCCAGGCCCAGAAGACCATTGTCAAGGAGACCTATGGGGCCTTTCTACAGAA GTTCGGCAGCGTACCCTTCACCAAGAACCCAGAGAAGTACATCAAGTACGGCGTGGAGCAGGTGGGCGACATGATCGATCGCCTTTTCGACACCTCTGCCTGA
- the EXOC7 gene encoding exocyst complex component 7 isoform X5, whose translation MIPPQEASARRREIEDKLKQEEETLSFIRDSLEKSDQLTKNMVSILSSFESRLMKLENSIIPVHKQTENLQRLQENVEKTLSCLDHVISYYHVASDTEKIIREGPTGRLEEYLGSMAKIQKAVEYFQDNSPDSPELNKVKLLFERGKEALESEFRSLMTRHSKVVSPVLILDLISGDDDLDAQEDVTLEHLPESVLQDVIRISRWLVEYGRNQDFMNVYYQIRSSQLDRSIKGLKEHFHKSSSSSGVPYSPAIPNKRKDTPTKKPVKRPGTIRKAQNLLKQYSQHGLDGKKGGSNLIPLEGHEHDFRVKHLSEALNDKHGPLAGRDDMLDVETDAYIHCVSAFVKLAQSEYQLLADIIPEHHQKKTFDSLIQDALDGLMLEGENIVSAARKAIVRHDFSTVLTVFPILRHLKQTKPEFDQVLQGTAASTKNKLPGLITSMETIGAKALEDFADNIKNDPDKEYNMPKDGTVHELTSNAILFLQQLLDFQETAGAMLASQETSSSATSYSSEFSKRLLSTYICKVLGNLQLNLLSKSKVYEDPALSAIFLHNNYNYILKSLEKSELIQLVAVTQKTAERSYREHIEQQIQTYQRSWLKVTDYIAEKNLPVFQPGVKGFNDGLEELCKIQKAWAIPDTEQRDRIRQAQKTIVKETYGAFLQKFGSVPFTKNPEKYIKYGVEQVGDMIDRLFDTSA comes from the exons ATGATTCCCCCACAGGAGGCATCCGCCCGAAGGCGGGAGATCGAGGACAAGCTGAAGCAG GAGGAGGAGACGCTGTCCTTCATCCGAGACAGCCTGGAGAAGAGCGACCAGCTCACTAAGAACATG GTGTCTATCTTATCATCCTTTGAGAGCCGCCTTATGAAGCTGGAGAACTCCATCATCCCTGTGCACAAGCAGACGGAGAATCTGCAGCGGCTGCAGGAGAATGTTGAGAAGACACTGTCCTGCCTGGACCATGTCATCAGCTACTACCATGTGGCCAGTGACACTGAGAAGATCATCAGAGAGGG CCCCACAGGTAGGCTGGAAGAGTACCTGGGAAGCATGGCCAAGATTCAGAAGGCAGTGGAGTATTTCCAGGACAACAGCCCAGACAGCCCAGAACTCAACAAAGTG AAACTGCTCTTTGAGCGCGGGAAGGAGGCCCTGGAGTCTGAATTCCGCAGCCTGATGACACGGCACAGTAAGGTCGTCTCACCTGTGCTCATCTTGGATCTGATCAGTGGTGATGATGATCTGGACGCCCAAGAGGATGTGACCCTGGAGCACCTGCCCGAGAGCGTGCTGCAGGATGTCATTCGCATTTCCCGCTGGCTGGTGGAATACGGCCGCAACCAAG ATTTCATGAACGTCTACTACCAGATACGCTCCAGCCAGCTGGACCGCTCCATCAAGGGCCTGAAGGAGCATTTCCATAAGAGCAGTTCTTCCTCTGGGGTTCCCTACTCCCCTGCTATCCCCAACAAGAGGAAAGACACACCTACCAAGAAGCCAGTCAAGCGGCCAG GGACGATCCGTAAGGCTCAGAACCTTCTGAAACAGTATTCCCAGCATGGTCTAGATGGGAAAAAGGGGGGCTCTAACCTCATTCCTCTGGAAG GTCACGAGCATGATTTCCGAGTTAAGCACCTGTCCGAGGCCTTGAACGACAAGCACGGGCCACTGGCCG GGAGAGATGACATGCTGGACGTGGAGACCGATGCCTACATTCACTGCGTCAGTGCCTTCGTCAAGCTGGCGCAGAGCGAGTACCAGCTGCTGGCAGACATCATCCCCGAGCACCACCAGAAGAAGACCTTCGACTCCCTGATACAG GATGCCCTGGATGGGCTGATGCTTGAAGGGGAGAACATTGTGTCCGCTGCCCGGAAGGCCATTGTGCGACACGACTTCTCCACGGTGCTCACCGTCTTCCCCATCCTGCGGCACCTCAAGCAGACCAAGCCTGAGTTTGACCAGGTGCTCCAG GGCACGGCCGCCAGCACCAAGAATAAGCTGCCTGGCCTCATCACCTCCATGGAGACCATTGGTGCCAAAGCGCTGGAGGACTTCGCGGACAACATCAAG AATGATCCGGACAAGGAGTACAACATGCCAAAGGACGGCACCGTGCACGAGCTCACCAGCAAT GCCATCCTCTTCTTGCAGCAGCTTTTGGACTTCCAGGAGACGGCAGGTGCCATgctggcctcccaag AGACCAGCTCTTCGGCCACCAGCTACAGCTCCGAGTTCAGCAAGCGGCTGCTAAGCACCTATATCT GTAAAGTACTGGGCAACCTACAGTTGAACTTGCTGAGCAAGTCCAAGGTGTACGAGGACCCAGCTCTGAGCGCCATCTTCCTTCACAACAACTACAATTACATCCTCAAGTCCCTGGAGAA GTCTGAACTGATCCAGCTGGTGGCAGTGACACAGAAGACTGCTGAGCGCTCCTACCGGGAGCACATTGAGCAGCAGATCCAGACCTACCAGCGCAG TTGGTTAAAGGTGACCGATTACATCGCAGAGAAGAATCTACCTGTGTTCCAGCCGGGAGTCAAG GGCTTCAATGATGGCCTCGAAGAACTGTGCAAAATCCAGAAGGCCTGGGCTATTCCAGACACAGAGCAGAGGGACAGGATTCGCCAGGCCCAGAAGACCATTGTCAAGGAGACCTATGGGGCCTTTCTACAGAA GTTCGGCAGCGTACCCTTCACCAAGAACCCAGAGAAGTACATCAAGTACGGCGTGGAGCAGGTGGGCGACATGATCGATCGCCTTTTCGACACCTCTGCCTGA
- the EXOC7 gene encoding exocyst complex component 7 isoform X10, translated as MIPPQEASARRREIEDKLKQEEETLSFIRDSLEKSDQLTKNMVSILSSFESRLMKLENSIIPVHKQTENLQRLQENVEKTLSCLDHVISYYHVASDTEKIIREGPTGRLEEYLGSMAKIQKAVEYFQDNSPDSPELNKVKLLFERGKEALESEFRSLMTRHSKVVSPVLILDLISGDDDLDAQEDVTLEHLPESVLQDVIRISRWLVEYGRNQDFMNVYYQIRSSQLDRSIKGLKEHFHKSSSSSGVPYSPAIPNKRKDTPTKKPVKRPGTIRKAQNLLKQYSQHGLDGKKGGSNLIPLEGRDDMLDVETDAYIHCVSAFVKLAQSEYQLLADIIPEHHQKKTFDSLIQDALDGLMLEGENIVSAARKAIVRHDFSTVLTVFPILRHLKQTKPEFDQVLQGTAASTKNKLPGLITSMETIGAKALEDFADNIKNDPDKEYNMPKDGTVHELTSNAILFLQQLLDFQETAGAMLASQETSSSATSYSSEFSKRLLSTYICKVLGNLQLNLLSKSKVYEDPALSAIFLHNNYNYILKSLEKSELIQLVAVTQKTAERSYREHIEQQIQTYQRSWLKVTDYIAEKNLPVFQPGVKGFNDGLEELCKIQKAWAIPDTEQRDRIRQAQKTIVKETYGAFLQKFGSVPFTKNPEKYIKYGVEQVGDMIDRLFDTSA; from the exons ATGATTCCCCCACAGGAGGCATCCGCCCGAAGGCGGGAGATCGAGGACAAGCTGAAGCAG GAGGAGGAGACGCTGTCCTTCATCCGAGACAGCCTGGAGAAGAGCGACCAGCTCACTAAGAACATG GTGTCTATCTTATCATCCTTTGAGAGCCGCCTTATGAAGCTGGAGAACTCCATCATCCCTGTGCACAAGCAGACGGAGAATCTGCAGCGGCTGCAGGAGAATGTTGAGAAGACACTGTCCTGCCTGGACCATGTCATCAGCTACTACCATGTGGCCAGTGACACTGAGAAGATCATCAGAGAGGG CCCCACAGGTAGGCTGGAAGAGTACCTGGGAAGCATGGCCAAGATTCAGAAGGCAGTGGAGTATTTCCAGGACAACAGCCCAGACAGCCCAGAACTCAACAAAGTG AAACTGCTCTTTGAGCGCGGGAAGGAGGCCCTGGAGTCTGAATTCCGCAGCCTGATGACACGGCACAGTAAGGTCGTCTCACCTGTGCTCATCTTGGATCTGATCAGTGGTGATGATGATCTGGACGCCCAAGAGGATGTGACCCTGGAGCACCTGCCCGAGAGCGTGCTGCAGGATGTCATTCGCATTTCCCGCTGGCTGGTGGAATACGGCCGCAACCAAG ATTTCATGAACGTCTACTACCAGATACGCTCCAGCCAGCTGGACCGCTCCATCAAGGGCCTGAAGGAGCATTTCCATAAGAGCAGTTCTTCCTCTGGGGTTCCCTACTCCCCTGCTATCCCCAACAAGAGGAAAGACACACCTACCAAGAAGCCAGTCAAGCGGCCAG GGACGATCCGTAAGGCTCAGAACCTTCTGAAACAGTATTCCCAGCATGGTCTAGATGGGAAAAAGGGGGGCTCTAACCTCATTCCTCTGGAAG GGAGAGATGACATGCTGGACGTGGAGACCGATGCCTACATTCACTGCGTCAGTGCCTTCGTCAAGCTGGCGCAGAGCGAGTACCAGCTGCTGGCAGACATCATCCCCGAGCACCACCAGAAGAAGACCTTCGACTCCCTGATACAG GATGCCCTGGATGGGCTGATGCTTGAAGGGGAGAACATTGTGTCCGCTGCCCGGAAGGCCATTGTGCGACACGACTTCTCCACGGTGCTCACCGTCTTCCCCATCCTGCGGCACCTCAAGCAGACCAAGCCTGAGTTTGACCAGGTGCTCCAG GGCACGGCCGCCAGCACCAAGAATAAGCTGCCTGGCCTCATCACCTCCATGGAGACCATTGGTGCCAAAGCGCTGGAGGACTTCGCGGACAACATCAAG AATGATCCGGACAAGGAGTACAACATGCCAAAGGACGGCACCGTGCACGAGCTCACCAGCAAT GCCATCCTCTTCTTGCAGCAGCTTTTGGACTTCCAGGAGACGGCAGGTGCCATgctggcctcccaag AGACCAGCTCTTCGGCCACCAGCTACAGCTCCGAGTTCAGCAAGCGGCTGCTAAGCACCTATATCT GTAAAGTACTGGGCAACCTACAGTTGAACTTGCTGAGCAAGTCCAAGGTGTACGAGGACCCAGCTCTGAGCGCCATCTTCCTTCACAACAACTACAATTACATCCTCAAGTCCCTGGAGAA GTCTGAACTGATCCAGCTGGTGGCAGTGACACAGAAGACTGCTGAGCGCTCCTACCGGGAGCACATTGAGCAGCAGATCCAGACCTACCAGCGCAG TTGGTTAAAGGTGACCGATTACATCGCAGAGAAGAATCTACCTGTGTTCCAGCCGGGAGTCAAG GGCTTCAATGATGGCCTCGAAGAACTGTGCAAAATCCAGAAGGCCTGGGCTATTCCAGACACAGAGCAGAGGGACAGGATTCGCCAGGCCCAGAAGACCATTGTCAAGGAGACCTATGGGGCCTTTCTACAGAA GTTCGGCAGCGTACCCTTCACCAAGAACCCAGAGAAGTACATCAAGTACGGCGTGGAGCAGGTGGGCGACATGATCGATCGCCTTTTCGACACCTCTGCCTGA
- the EXOC7 gene encoding exocyst complex component 7 isoform X2, whose product MIPPQEASARRREIEDKLKQEEETLSFIRDSLEKSDQLTKNMVSILSSFESRLMKLENSIIPVHKQTENLQRLQENVEKTLSCLDHVISYYHVASDTEKIIREGPTGRLEEYLGSMAKIQKAVEYFQDNSPDSPELNKVKLLFERGKEALESEFRSLMTRHSKVVSPVLILDLISGDDDLDAQEDVTLEHLPESVLQDVIRISRWLVEYGRNQDFMNVYYQIRSSQLDRSIKGLKEHFHKSSSSSGVPYSPAIPNKRKDTPTKKPVKRPGTIRKAQNLLKQYSQHGLDGKKGGSNLIPLEGHEHDFRVKHLSEALNDKHGPLAGRDDMLDVETDAYIHCVSAFVKLAQSEYQLLADIIPEHHQKKTFDSLIQDALDGLMLEGENIVSAARKAIVRHDFSTVLTVFPILRHLKQTKPEFDQVLQGTAASTKNKLPGLITSMETIGAKALEDFADNIKNDPDKEYNMPKDGTVHELTSNAILFLQQLLDFQETAGAMLASQETSSSATSYSSEFSKRLLSTYICKVLGNLQLNLLSKSKVYEDPALSAIFLHNNYNYILKSLEKSELIQLVAVTQKTAERSYREHIEQQIQTYQRSWLKVTDYIAEKNLPVFQPGVKLRDKERQIIKERFKGFNDGLEELCKIQKAWAIPDTEQRDRIRQAQKTIVKETYGAFLQKFGSVPFTKNPEKYIKYGVEQVGDMIDRLFDTSA is encoded by the exons ATGATTCCCCCACAGGAGGCATCCGCCCGAAGGCGGGAGATCGAGGACAAGCTGAAGCAG GAGGAGGAGACGCTGTCCTTCATCCGAGACAGCCTGGAGAAGAGCGACCAGCTCACTAAGAACATG GTGTCTATCTTATCATCCTTTGAGAGCCGCCTTATGAAGCTGGAGAACTCCATCATCCCTGTGCACAAGCAGACGGAGAATCTGCAGCGGCTGCAGGAGAATGTTGAGAAGACACTGTCCTGCCTGGACCATGTCATCAGCTACTACCATGTGGCCAGTGACACTGAGAAGATCATCAGAGAGGG CCCCACAGGTAGGCTGGAAGAGTACCTGGGAAGCATGGCCAAGATTCAGAAGGCAGTGGAGTATTTCCAGGACAACAGCCCAGACAGCCCAGAACTCAACAAAGTG AAACTGCTCTTTGAGCGCGGGAAGGAGGCCCTGGAGTCTGAATTCCGCAGCCTGATGACACGGCACAGTAAGGTCGTCTCACCTGTGCTCATCTTGGATCTGATCAGTGGTGATGATGATCTGGACGCCCAAGAGGATGTGACCCTGGAGCACCTGCCCGAGAGCGTGCTGCAGGATGTCATTCGCATTTCCCGCTGGCTGGTGGAATACGGCCGCAACCAAG ATTTCATGAACGTCTACTACCAGATACGCTCCAGCCAGCTGGACCGCTCCATCAAGGGCCTGAAGGAGCATTTCCATAAGAGCAGTTCTTCCTCTGGGGTTCCCTACTCCCCTGCTATCCCCAACAAGAGGAAAGACACACCTACCAAGAAGCCAGTCAAGCGGCCAG GGACGATCCGTAAGGCTCAGAACCTTCTGAAACAGTATTCCCAGCATGGTCTAGATGGGAAAAAGGGGGGCTCTAACCTCATTCCTCTGGAAG GTCACGAGCATGATTTCCGAGTTAAGCACCTGTCCGAGGCCTTGAACGACAAGCACGGGCCACTGGCCG GGAGAGATGACATGCTGGACGTGGAGACCGATGCCTACATTCACTGCGTCAGTGCCTTCGTCAAGCTGGCGCAGAGCGAGTACCAGCTGCTGGCAGACATCATCCCCGAGCACCACCAGAAGAAGACCTTCGACTCCCTGATACAG GATGCCCTGGATGGGCTGATGCTTGAAGGGGAGAACATTGTGTCCGCTGCCCGGAAGGCCATTGTGCGACACGACTTCTCCACGGTGCTCACCGTCTTCCCCATCCTGCGGCACCTCAAGCAGACCAAGCCTGAGTTTGACCAGGTGCTCCAG GGCACGGCCGCCAGCACCAAGAATAAGCTGCCTGGCCTCATCACCTCCATGGAGACCATTGGTGCCAAAGCGCTGGAGGACTTCGCGGACAACATCAAG AATGATCCGGACAAGGAGTACAACATGCCAAAGGACGGCACCGTGCACGAGCTCACCAGCAAT GCCATCCTCTTCTTGCAGCAGCTTTTGGACTTCCAGGAGACGGCAGGTGCCATgctggcctcccaag AGACCAGCTCTTCGGCCACCAGCTACAGCTCCGAGTTCAGCAAGCGGCTGCTAAGCACCTATATCT GTAAAGTACTGGGCAACCTACAGTTGAACTTGCTGAGCAAGTCCAAGGTGTACGAGGACCCAGCTCTGAGCGCCATCTTCCTTCACAACAACTACAATTACATCCTCAAGTCCCTGGAGAA GTCTGAACTGATCCAGCTGGTGGCAGTGACACAGAAGACTGCTGAGCGCTCCTACCGGGAGCACATTGAGCAGCAGATCCAGACCTACCAGCGCAG TTGGTTAAAGGTGACCGATTACATCGCAGAGAAGAATCTACCTGTGTTCCAGCCGGGAGTCAAG CTCCGGGACAAGGAGCGGCAGATTATCAAGGAACGTTTTAAG GGCTTCAATGATGGCCTCGAAGAACTGTGCAAAATCCAGAAGGCCTGGGCTATTCCAGACACAGAGCAGAGGGACAGGATTCGCCAGGCCCAGAAGACCATTGTCAAGGAGACCTATGGGGCCTTTCTACAGAA GTTCGGCAGCGTACCCTTCACCAAGAACCCAGAGAAGTACATCAAGTACGGCGTGGAGCAGGTGGGCGACATGATCGATCGCCTTTTCGACACCTCTGCCTGA